ATGCCAGTGGGTGGCGAGCTGTTTAAGGGGATGTCATGGCTGTTTATGCATTTAAATGGTAACCCGTTTGGTACTGCCATTCTGGCAGGGTTATTCCTGATTGCGGTGGTGTTCGGTATCCACCAAGGGTTTGTTCCGGTCTATTTCGCCTTAATGGATGCACAAGGATTTAACTCATTATTCCCTATTTTGGCTATGGCTGGTGCAGGCCAGGTGGGTGCAGCACTGGCACTTTATGCCCGTTCGCCAAAAGGTTCAGTCCTGCGTACACAGATTAAAGGGGCCATTTTCCCTGGGCTATTGGGGATTGGGGAACCGCTTATTTATGGCGTCACGTTACCGCGCCTGAAGCCTTTTATTACTGCTTGTTTAGGCGGTGCTGTTGGGGGCTTCTTTATTGGTCTTGTTGCCTGGCTGGGGCTCCCGGTGGGCCTGAATACGGTGTTTGGCCCATCTGGTTTAGTGTCTATTCCTCTGATGACATCAGCCCAAGGGATTTTCGCCGGGATGCTGGTGTATGTGGCTGGCCTGGTTATCTCGTATATTTCTGGATTTATCCTGACGTGGCTTTTCGGGCATAAGGATGTCGATTTAAGTTGATTTAGTGCTAAACGGTTTGGCTCTGCCTGGCAGAGCCATCTTACAATCGTCTGTTCTTGCTATTATTCCTCTCCCCATATCAACTGAACTCACCTGGTCCTATTCACACCAAGGCACTTACTGATATGCAAAAATAAGCACAAGCACTGACCCTCCAGCTAAGCATAAGAATGCCGCATTCCTACCTGATTCGTTCATTCAAAAAGCGCTATGGCATGGCACCCCATGCCTATTTGGTGAACCAGCGTATCCAGCATGGCTACCCGTATTACGATAATTGAAAATAACTACGCTTCTGATGCAGGCATAAACTCGGCCAATCTTTGCTTCTGCTTACCCCGTTCGTCTAGGTTATTCGAGCTTAGCCAAAGCTGCATGGCCTGACGAATCCCAGGCCATTCACTATCAATAATGGAGTACCAACGGGTGTCACGACTATGCCCTTTGGATACCTGTGCTTGCCTAAAAGTACCTTCATATTGAAATCCTAACCGTTCTGCCGCTTCAATTGCTGGCTGGTGCAAGCTGTCACACTTCCACGCGCATCGCCTGTATTGCAAGGTATCCAACACATAGGATAGCAAAAGAAATATTGCCTCAGTGCCACATAAGGTCCGTTTCATCAAGGGTGACCAGTTAATCCAACCAATCTCTATTGTTCCATTCTCAGGGTCAATGCGCTGTAAAGCGACGAATCCCACCGCTTTGCCGCTAGATTGATTGATAACCGAATAAAAAAGAGGATCCTTACTTGTACTAAGAGAGGCAATGTAATGGTCACATTGTCTCATAGTGATAGGGCGTTTAATGTGAAAGTAAGTCCAGTCACGCTCATCGTCAATACTGTGCCAGGCTTCAAATAGATCTTTACTATGTTTGATATCAATGGGTTCAAGAAGGCAATAACTTCCTTTGAGGACGACTTTTTGGATCGTGGCTCGGGGCAACCAGTCAGGTAATGATTTGCCCTGCGCCTGACCATAGATATTTAATTCTGTCATTTTAAATTATACCTGCGTTGTGGGCTTCATAGCATTTCGGCAAATTTTTCAAAAAGTTCAGTGAATCCACCTAAAAATAATTTTACGTTGCCAGATGTAACAATTATTCCAACAAGAAAGTGATCCTGTCCATTCTCAAAAATTCAATTTATTCAAAAAATAAATTCCATTTTGGAATAAAAAAACTTGCATAGAGAATGACACTTACCGAGAGCCTGTTATGTGAACCCTATCGAATAATTAAATCTTACACTTACAATAAAAATGTACATTTCAACAGCGCTAAAAATCCACCATAAGCCATTGATATCTTAGCATATTAAGCACATCTAAATTTAAAACAAAGACATCATAGACTTATACTGTATTGAGTGATTTTAAAATCAACAAACCACATGAAGCCATGATAAATATGATTATTTCCTTTTTTATTCATCATGCCAATTATAATTACATCACTTTATCAAGCGAGCTAATCGACTGACTTACCCCAGTCTCATGTATAAATCTCTTTACATATTTTTATTGGAAATTAATTATTTTTCTATAACTAAAAAAACAACTAAAGAGAAAACTTTAAACGCCGATAGTCATAGATATCACATATAAAACAGCTCATTTAACTGTTTCGTAGAAAAATAAAAACCATTAACTACCTTTCCAAGGCAGTCATTCCCTTGTCCAACATCAGAGGCTTAATAATATGAGATTTATACGGAACATTAAAATAAGAACAGCACTTATACTCATTCTCATCGCGTTCTCACTGTTATGGGCTGGGGCATCAGGTTTTGCCTTATACTCGCTTAAACAATTAAACCAAGAGCTTGGTGTCACCCATACTCAGCAGCAGAATGGCGATATTATTAATGGTGCTAATGCACAATACTACCGCGCGATAACCGCGATGGAACGCGCGATGGGTGGTTTGGGGAAAAATGACACTGGGGTTTTCGACCTTGAAATGAAAGCAACCCTTGCCGAATTAGATAGTCTTAAAAACGGACTCAGCCAATTTAAAGCCATTGATCATGGGAATCTCGACTCAGCCACGATAGATGCTATTTATAACAGCTCTTTTAATCTCTATAACAGTGCGGTTTTGCCGATGTTTGAATCAGCAAAAGCAAAAAATACCAATGGTTTTGAAACAATAAAAGCGGATAAATATCTCCCTTTAAGGCGAGACTTCAGTGCTGCAATAGACAAATACAACGCAAAAATTATATCTCTGAATGAAGAGGCGAATCAGCGGATTTCCCAATGGCTAGTGTGGTGCCAATATATCCTCATCAGTGGCTTATTAATCAGCGTGCTGATCATGCTGACAACCGACCGCTATCTGGTTAACTTTCTCGTTAAGCCGTTGAACAGAGTAAAGGCTCATCTCGAATCTCTGGCACAAGGCGTACTTGACCACAACATCGTAGATCAGGGTAAAAACTGTATTGGCCAGTTGGTCCCTTATATTAACAAGATGCAAGATAACTGGGCCAAAACTGTGTTTGAAATCCGCAACAGCGCGGATTCGATTTACAGAGGATCGAGTGAGATATCTGTTGGAAATACCGATTTATCTTCCCGGACTGAAGAACAGGCCTCAGCACTGGAAGAGACTGCTTCTAGCATGGAACAACTCGGTTCAACGGTTCAGCAAAATGCGGACAATGCAGGTCAGGCAAGTACTCTGGCAAACCAAGCCACTCTAGAGGCACAACAGGGGGGCGTAATTGTCAGTGGCGTCATCGCCACTATGACAAAAATTACCAGCAGCTCACATAAGATCGTAGATATCATT
The sequence above is drawn from the Yersinia intermedia genome and encodes:
- a CDS encoding GNAT family N-acetyltransferase, whose translation is MTELNIYGQAQGKSLPDWLPRATIQKVVLKGSYCLLEPIDIKHSKDLFEAWHSIDDERDWTYFHIKRPITMRQCDHYIASLSTSKDPLFYSVINQSSGKAVGFVALQRIDPENGTIEIGWINWSPLMKRTLCGTEAIFLLLSYVLDTLQYRRCAWKCDSLHQPAIEAAERLGFQYEGTFRQAQVSKGHSRDTRWYSIIDSEWPGIRQAMQLWLSSNNLDERGKQKQRLAEFMPASEA
- a CDS encoding methyl-accepting chemotaxis protein is translated as MRFIRNIKIRTALILILIAFSLLWAGASGFALYSLKQLNQELGVTHTQQQNGDIINGANAQYYRAITAMERAMGGLGKNDTGVFDLEMKATLAELDSLKNGLSQFKAIDHGNLDSATIDAIYNSSFNLYNSAVLPMFESAKAKNTNGFETIKADKYLPLRRDFSAAIDKYNAKIISLNEEANQRISQWLVWCQYILISGLLISVLIMLTTDRYLVNFLVKPLNRVKAHLESLAQGVLDHNIVDQGKNCIGQLVPYINKMQDNWAKTVFEIRNSADSIYRGSSEISVGNTDLSSRTEEQASALEETASSMEQLGSTVQQNADNAGQASTLANQATLEAQQGGVIVSGVIATMTKITSSSHKIVDIIGVINSIAFQTNILALNAAVEAARAGEQGRGFAVVASEVRSLAQRSAQAAKEIDVLINESVKNIKSGSEQVTRAGDAMDKIVSSVSNVNDIMSEIAAASTEQSKGISQIGTAVVQMDSVTQQNAALVQQSAAAAASLEEQARQLTEIVSVFKIKGKAPDSSTGPLLRPKTRVKSAVLAAEQGGWTKF